A stretch of Brevundimonas naejangsanensis DNA encodes these proteins:
- the argF gene encoding ornithine carbamoyltransferase, producing the protein MVRHFLDIHRLDAADLRAILDDAHARKRARKGWPQGRPDADAPGKDRVLAMIFEKNSTRTRFSFDAAIRQLGGDSIIATASDMQLGRGEPVEDTARVLSRMVDAVMIRANDHEDVERFARVSTVPVVNGLTDRSHPCQILADLMTIEEHRGPIEGKTIAWIGDGNNVCHSFMHAAPKFGFHLRVACPAEYHPDLRDLEKGGAHVTLTSDPREAVKGADVVVTDTWVSMGDQDYEARLAAFEPYSVDEALMAEAADDAVFLHCLPAHRGEEVTDAVIDGPQSLIWDEAENRLHAQKAVLAWCFAGE; encoded by the coding sequence ATGGTCCGTCACTTCCTCGACATCCACCGGCTGGACGCCGCCGATCTGCGCGCCATCCTGGACGACGCCCACGCCCGCAAGCGCGCGCGAAAGGGCTGGCCGCAGGGCCGTCCCGACGCCGACGCGCCGGGCAAGGACCGCGTCCTCGCCATGATCTTCGAGAAGAACTCGACCCGCACCCGCTTCAGCTTCGACGCCGCCATCCGCCAGCTGGGCGGGGATTCCATCATCGCCACCGCCTCGGACATGCAGCTGGGTCGGGGCGAGCCGGTCGAGGACACGGCCCGCGTCCTGTCGCGCATGGTCGACGCCGTGATGATCCGCGCCAACGACCATGAGGACGTCGAGCGCTTCGCTCGCGTCTCGACCGTTCCCGTCGTCAACGGCCTGACCGACCGCAGCCACCCGTGCCAGATCCTCGCCGACCTGATGACCATCGAGGAGCATCGCGGCCCCATCGAGGGCAAGACGATCGCCTGGATCGGCGACGGCAACAACGTCTGCCACAGCTTCATGCACGCCGCGCCCAAGTTCGGCTTCCACCTGCGCGTCGCCTGCCCGGCGGAATACCACCCCGATCTGCGCGACCTGGAGAAGGGCGGCGCCCACGTCACCCTGACCAGCGACCCGCGCGAGGCGGTCAAGGGCGCCGACGTCGTCGTCACCGACACCTGGGTGTCGATGGGCGATCAGGATTATGAGGCCCGTCTGGCCGCCTTCGAACCCTACAGCGTCGACGAGGCCCTGATGGCCGAGGCGGCCGACGACGCGGTCTTCCTGCACTGCCTGCCGGCCCACCGCGGCGAAGAGGTGACGGACGCGGTCATCGACGGCCCGCAGTCGCTGATCTGGGACGAGGCCGAGAACCGCCTGCACGCCCAGAAGGCGGTCCTGGCCTGGTGCTTCGCGGGCGAGTGA
- a CDS encoding aspartate aminotransferase family protein translates to MGVYNRAPLEVERGQGVRLWAKDGTEYLDCVSGISTNALGHAHPKLVQAVKDQAEKLWHVSNIFKIPGQDALADDLCAKSFADVVFFTNSGTEAVECALKTARKFHVANGQPERIDIYGFDGSFHGRTYGAINAAANPSYTEGFGPKMEGFHQLVWGDKEALTAAFENPTTAAIILEPVQGEGGCRATPDADLRWMREMADQYGVLIIFDEVQCGMGRTGKLWAHEWAGMTPDIMAIAKALGGGFPVGACLATAEAAKGMTVGVHGSTFGGNPLAMAVGKAAFDEVSSDAVLANVNEIAGYLKQQLHGLAERFPDVIVEVRGKGLLLGVKLVPNNRDFMGWARDEARLLVAGGGDNLVRILPPLNITLDEAREAVEKFETACEVARAKMAA, encoded by the coding sequence ATGGGTGTCTATAATCGCGCGCCGCTGGAAGTGGAGCGCGGCCAGGGCGTCCGCCTGTGGGCCAAGGATGGCACGGAGTACCTCGACTGCGTCTCGGGCATCTCGACCAACGCCCTGGGCCACGCCCACCCCAAGCTGGTGCAGGCGGTCAAGGACCAGGCCGAGAAGCTGTGGCACGTCTCCAACATCTTCAAGATTCCCGGTCAGGACGCCCTGGCCGACGACCTGTGCGCCAAGTCCTTCGCCGACGTGGTCTTCTTCACCAACTCCGGCACCGAGGCCGTGGAGTGCGCCCTGAAGACGGCGCGTAAATTCCACGTCGCCAACGGCCAGCCCGAGCGCATCGACATCTACGGCTTCGACGGCTCCTTCCACGGTCGCACCTACGGCGCCATCAACGCCGCCGCCAACCCCAGCTACACCGAGGGCTTCGGGCCCAAGATGGAAGGCTTCCATCAGCTGGTGTGGGGCGACAAGGAGGCCCTGACGGCGGCCTTCGAGAACCCGACCACGGCGGCGATCATCCTGGAGCCGGTGCAGGGCGAGGGCGGCTGCCGCGCCACGCCGGACGCCGACCTGCGCTGGATGCGCGAGATGGCCGACCAGTACGGCGTGCTGATCATCTTCGACGAGGTCCAGTGCGGCATGGGCCGGACCGGCAAGCTTTGGGCCCACGAATGGGCCGGCATGACGCCGGACATCATGGCCATCGCCAAGGCCCTGGGCGGCGGCTTCCCCGTCGGCGCCTGCCTAGCGACCGCCGAGGCGGCCAAGGGCATGACGGTCGGCGTGCACGGCTCGACCTTCGGCGGCAACCCCCTGGCCATGGCCGTCGGCAAGGCCGCCTTCGACGAGGTGTCGTCGGACGCGGTCCTGGCCAACGTCAACGAGATCGCCGGCTATCTGAAGCAGCAGCTGCACGGCCTGGCCGAACGCTTCCCTGACGTGATCGTCGAGGTGCGCGGCAAGGGGCTGCTGCTGGGCGTCAAGCTGGTCCCCAACAACCGCGACTTCATGGGCTGGGCCCGCGACGAGGCCAGGCTGCTGGTCGCCGGCGGCGGCGACAACCTGGTCCGCATCCTGCCGCCGCTGAACATCACCCTCGACGAGGCCCGCGAGGCCGTCGAGAAGTTCGAAACGGCCTGCGAGGTCGCCCGCGCCAAGATGGCCGCGTAA
- a CDS encoding M28 family metallopeptidase, giving the protein MLLRSVLASAVVVGALLSTSAAAQDAVSPEGALKAQIAAYAQPSNAERLNVLLGQLRAAGFEPSVETFAGGGRATPLQGSNVVVTIGDGAKEILLTAHYDAVRLRDGTLSQGVVDNAGSVVAVIEAAKALRGRPLTHRVRVIFFDQEELGLVGARKWIEAHGIADVAAVVNSDVAAYGDTMMYGQNNGPQSAFVTRAVQELCAERAMQCVGFPVYPPSDDRAFSAAGAPVVSLGFQDEIGAHQMWLAFNGGDDNGLAEGFTPKVFRLIHSADDAVDQVEGATIAAAGATYAALIEKLDAGLR; this is encoded by the coding sequence ATGCTGCTTCGATCCGTTCTCGCGTCCGCCGTCGTCGTCGGCGCTCTGTTGTCCACGTCCGCTGCGGCGCAGGACGCCGTCTCGCCGGAGGGGGCGCTGAAGGCCCAGATCGCCGCCTACGCCCAGCCGTCCAACGCCGAGCGGCTCAACGTCCTGCTGGGCCAGTTGCGGGCCGCCGGCTTCGAGCCCTCGGTCGAGACCTTCGCGGGCGGCGGGCGCGCGACGCCGCTGCAGGGCTCCAACGTCGTCGTCACCATCGGTGACGGGGCGAAGGAGATTCTGCTGACCGCCCACTACGACGCGGTGCGCTTGCGCGACGGGACCCTGTCGCAGGGCGTGGTCGACAACGCCGGTTCGGTGGTGGCCGTGATTGAGGCGGCCAAGGCGCTCCGCGGCAGGCCGCTGACGCACCGCGTCCGCGTCATCTTCTTCGATCAGGAGGAACTCGGCCTGGTCGGCGCGCGCAAATGGATCGAGGCGCACGGCATCGCTGATGTGGCGGCCGTGGTGAATTCGGACGTCGCGGCCTACGGCGACACGATGATGTATGGCCAGAACAACGGGCCGCAGTCGGCCTTCGTCACCCGCGCGGTGCAGGAACTGTGCGCCGAGCGGGCCATGCAGTGCGTCGGCTTCCCCGTCTATCCGCCGTCGGACGACCGCGCCTTCTCGGCGGCGGGCGCGCCGGTGGTGTCCCTGGGCTTCCAGGACGAGATCGGCGCCCATCAGATGTGGCTGGCCTTCAACGGCGGCGATGACAACGGCCTGGCCGAAGGCTTCACGCCCAAGGTCTTCCGCCTGATCCATTCGGCGGACGACGCGGTGGATCAGGTCGAAGGCGCGACCATCGCGGCGGCGGGCGCGACCTACGCCGCCCTGATCGAGAAACTGGATGCGGGACTGCGGTGA
- a CDS encoding ABC transporter permease, whose product MTHPIAGSDASSRPHGLPQPRRYDGMNWVGLRTLYLKEVRRFWKVGAQTVAAPVVTTLLYMMVFVVALKGARPPLHGTPFAEFVAPGLIMMAILQNAFANASSSLIQAKIMGTATDFLTPPLSPLELTIGFTLGAATRGVAVGLVTALCVMPFARLGLANVALIVWFGLIASLLMGMVGVLAGLWSEKFDHLSAVQNFVVMPMTFLSGTFYLIDSLPQPFAGISRFNPFFYLIDGFRAGFIGHAEGSLMVGVVMSAVLTVVMGAACWLVFRSGWRLKS is encoded by the coding sequence ATGACGCACCCGATCGCCGGTTCCGACGCCTCGTCCCGCCCTCACGGCCTGCCCCAGCCCCGTCGCTACGACGGGATGAACTGGGTCGGCCTGCGCACCCTGTATCTCAAGGAGGTGCGCCGCTTCTGGAAGGTGGGGGCCCAGACGGTCGCGGCCCCGGTGGTGACGACCCTGCTCTACATGATGGTCTTCGTGGTGGCGCTGAAGGGCGCGCGGCCGCCGCTGCACGGCACCCCCTTCGCCGAGTTCGTGGCGCCCGGCCTGATCATGATGGCCATCCTGCAGAACGCCTTCGCCAACGCCTCCTCCAGCCTGATCCAGGCCAAGATCATGGGCACGGCGACCGACTTCCTGACTCCGCCGCTCAGCCCGCTGGAGCTGACCATCGGCTTCACCCTGGGCGCGGCGACGCGCGGGGTGGCGGTCGGTCTGGTGACGGCCCTGTGCGTCATGCCGTTCGCCAGGCTGGGCCTGGCCAACGTCGCCCTGATCGTCTGGTTCGGCCTGATCGCCTCGCTGCTGATGGGCATGGTCGGGGTGCTGGCGGGCCTGTGGTCCGAGAAGTTCGACCATCTGTCGGCGGTGCAGAACTTCGTGGTCATGCCGATGACCTTTCTGTCGGGCACCTTCTACCTGATCGACAGCCTGCCCCAGCCCTTCGCCGGCATCAGCCGCTTCAACCCCTTCTTCTACCTGATCGACGGCTTCCGGGCGGGCTTCATCGGCCACGCCGAGGGCAGCCTGATGGTCGGCGTGGTGATGAGCGCCGTGCTGACCGTGGTTATGGGCGCGGCCTGCTGGCTGGTGTTCCGTTCGGGCTGGCGCCTGAAGAGCTGA
- a CDS encoding GcrA family cell cycle regulator, with translation MNPGWTEDRVGALKKLWLEGQSASQIAKALGGGVTRNAVIGKVHRLGLSGRAAPSQPARTTFRPARPRAAAPAAPVQAPSAPRRLEAAAPRPVVAAPAPQAPSPAPELPGTATVLTLGAHMCKWPIGDPSTRDFSFCGRRASEGVYCVEHARVAYQPQVRKGAKDGASELARSLRRYI, from the coding sequence ATGAACCCAGGCTGGACCGAAGACCGCGTCGGCGCGCTCAAGAAGCTGTGGCTGGAAGGCCAGTCAGCGAGCCAGATCGCCAAGGCCCTGGGCGGCGGCGTGACGCGCAACGCCGTGATCGGCAAGGTGCACCGCCTGGGCCTGTCGGGCCGGGCAGCCCCGTCGCAGCCCGCGCGCACCACCTTCCGCCCGGCCCGTCCGCGCGCCGCCGCCCCGGCCGCGCCGGTGCAGGCCCCGTCAGCCCCGCGCCGCCTCGAGGCCGCAGCCCCGCGCCCCGTCGTCGCCGCGCCCGCGCCGCAGGCTCCGAGCCCCGCGCCGGAGCTGCCCGGCACCGCCACCGTGCTGACGCTCGGCGCCCACATGTGCAAATGGCCGATCGGCGACCCCTCGACCCGCGACTTCAGCTTCTGCGGCCGCCGCGCCTCGGAAGGCGTCTATTGCGTCGAGCACGCCCGCGTCGCCTACCAGCCCCAGGTCCGCAAGGGCGCCAAGGACGGCGCCTCCGAGCTGGCCCGCAGCCTGCGCCGGTACATCTAA
- the apaG gene encoding Co2+/Mg2+ efflux protein ApaG, with the protein MHSGPAYSAETEGVVVRVRPSYLAGQSDPDESRWVWAYQIEIVNLTGGPVQLVARRWTITDAFGRVEEVRGPGVVGEQPVIEPGDSYAYASGCPLATPSGSMVGAYFMQDAEGRMFEAAIPAFSLDVPNARRVLN; encoded by the coding sequence ATGCACTCCGGTCCTGCCTACTCCGCCGAAACCGAAGGCGTCGTCGTCCGCGTCCGCCCCTCCTATCTGGCGGGCCAGTCGGATCCCGACGAGAGCCGCTGGGTCTGGGCCTATCAGATCGAGATCGTCAACCTGACGGGCGGGCCGGTGCAACTGGTGGCCCGGCGCTGGACCATCACCGACGCGTTCGGCCGGGTCGAGGAGGTGCGCGGCCCCGGCGTGGTCGGCGAACAGCCGGTGATCGAGCCCGGCGACAGCTACGCCTACGCCTCGGGCTGCCCGCTGGCGACGCCCTCCGGCTCGATGGTGGGGGCCTATTTCATGCAGGACGCCGAGGGACGGATGTTCGAGGCCGCCATCCCGGCCTTCAGCCTGGACGTGCCGAACGCCCGGCGGGTGCTGAACTAG
- a CDS encoding 2'-deoxycytidine 5'-triphosphate deaminase, translating into MTSFQIPARSGILPFQGIETLIAAGAIAADTPFDPDQVQPASLDLRLSDQAWRVRASFLPGRRKVEERIADVAMHAIDLPAGGYVMEKGCVYIARLQERLSLPKGLNARANPKSSTGRVDVFVRLLTDQGASFDDVDEGYDGPLYLEIAPQTFSILVKPGTRLNQLRLKAGEPAKLETRSVGVDLRAGEHGIVGYRGRRHAGVVDMDHIDGHDPRDFWEPLTLRRGELLLDPGEFYILASSDDVEIPVDQAAEMTPIDPSVGEFRVHYAGFFDPGFGTDEAHGAGSKGVLEVRTHDTPFLLEHGQTVARLVYEPLTERPARLYGEGGSHYQSQGLKLSKHFRPWG; encoded by the coding sequence ATGACCAGCTTTCAGATTCCCGCCCGCTCCGGCATCCTTCCCTTCCAGGGCATCGAGACCCTGATCGCGGCGGGCGCCATAGCCGCCGACACCCCCTTCGATCCCGATCAGGTGCAACCGGCCAGCCTGGACCTGCGCCTGTCGGACCAGGCCTGGCGCGTGCGCGCCTCCTTCCTGCCCGGCCGCCGCAAGGTCGAGGAACGCATCGCCGACGTCGCCATGCACGCCATCGACCTGCCCGCGGGCGGCTATGTGATGGAGAAGGGCTGCGTCTATATCGCCCGCCTGCAGGAGCGGCTGTCCCTGCCCAAGGGGCTGAACGCCCGCGCCAACCCCAAGAGCTCGACCGGCCGCGTCGACGTCTTCGTGCGTCTGCTGACCGACCAGGGCGCCAGCTTCGACGATGTGGACGAGGGCTATGACGGCCCCCTCTACCTCGAGATCGCGCCCCAGACCTTCTCCATCCTGGTCAAGCCGGGGACCCGGCTGAACCAGCTGCGCCTCAAGGCCGGCGAGCCAGCCAAGCTGGAGACCCGCAGCGTCGGCGTCGACCTGCGCGCGGGCGAGCACGGCATCGTCGGCTATCGCGGCCGCCGCCACGCCGGGGTGGTCGACATGGACCACATCGACGGCCACGACCCGCGCGACTTCTGGGAGCCGCTGACCCTGCGTCGCGGCGAGCTGCTGCTGGACCCGGGCGAGTTTTACATCCTGGCCTCGTCGGACGATGTGGAGATTCCCGTCGACCAGGCCGCCGAGATGACCCCGATCGACCCCTCGGTCGGCGAGTTCCGCGTCCACTACGCCGGCTTCTTCGACCCGGGCTTCGGCACGGACGAGGCGCACGGCGCCGGCTCCAAGGGCGTGCTGGAGGTCCGCACCCACGACACCCCCTTCCTGCTGGAGCACGGCCAGACCGTGGCCCGCCTCGTCTATGAGCCGCTGACGGAACGCCCGGCCCGCCTCTACGGCGAGGGCGGCAGCCACTATCAGAGCCAGGGGCTGAAGCTGTCGAAACACTTCCGCCCCTGGGGCTAA
- a CDS encoding MFS transporter gives MTTDSIDSAPTVAPQPPTPPEAHDGGPSSPWAIRDFRLLWLGRVAAVLGIQVQSSALLWQVYEIARRDHPIAEASLYLGLVGLCQFLPLLAFTLPAGAMADRRDRKHTVTLSIVVESLCALAFLLMALNGAPPLWGLLAVAAVFGAARAFLAPASQAFLPMVVGRKALPPAIAAQSIAFQTGAIAGPALGGVIVGFAVPWAYASAMGLFFVAIACFLLIRTRGKPKFVETGVGPLDLVKEGLAYVCKTKIVLGAISLDLVVVLLAGVALLTPIFARDILHVGPQGFGLLRAAFGVGALAMALYLSRFPIRRHGGRWMFAAVAVFGICTLVFGLSKSVWLSGLVLFLGGAADMISVNIRQTLIQLATPDHMRGRVSSVSMLFIGASNELGEAYSGVMVRLLGPIGAAVFGGVGALAATGAWARMFPSLRKASRLT, from the coding sequence GTGACCACCGACAGTATCGATTCCGCCCCGACCGTTGCGCCGCAGCCGCCGACGCCGCCCGAAGCCCATGACGGCGGGCCGTCGAGCCCCTGGGCCATCCGCGACTTCCGCCTGCTGTGGCTGGGCCGGGTGGCCGCGGTCCTGGGCATCCAGGTCCAGTCCTCGGCCCTGTTGTGGCAGGTCTATGAGATCGCCCGGCGCGATCATCCGATCGCCGAGGCCAGCCTCTATCTGGGACTGGTGGGGCTGTGCCAGTTCCTGCCGCTGCTGGCCTTCACCCTGCCCGCCGGGGCCATGGCCGACCGGCGCGACCGCAAGCACACCGTGACCCTGTCCATCGTGGTCGAGAGCCTGTGCGCCCTGGCCTTCCTGCTGATGGCGCTGAACGGGGCGCCGCCGCTGTGGGGGCTGCTGGCCGTGGCCGCCGTGTTCGGCGCGGCGCGCGCCTTCCTGGCCCCGGCCAGCCAGGCCTTCCTGCCGATGGTGGTGGGGCGCAAGGCCCTGCCGCCGGCCATCGCCGCCCAGTCCATCGCCTTCCAGACCGGGGCCATCGCCGGACCGGCGCTCGGCGGCGTCATCGTCGGTTTCGCCGTGCCCTGGGCCTACGCCTCGGCCATGGGGCTCTTCTTCGTGGCCATCGCCTGCTTCCTGCTGATCCGCACCAGGGGCAAGCCGAAGTTCGTCGAGACCGGCGTCGGGCCGCTGGACCTGGTCAAGGAAGGCCTGGCCTACGTCTGTAAGACCAAGATCGTGCTGGGCGCCATCTCCCTGGACCTGGTGGTGGTGTTGCTGGCCGGGGTGGCGCTGCTGACGCCCATCTTCGCACGCGACATCCTGCACGTCGGGCCGCAGGGCTTCGGCCTGCTGCGCGCGGCCTTCGGGGTCGGGGCCCTGGCCATGGCCCTCTATCTCAGCCGCTTTCCGATCCGCCGCCACGGCGGGCGCTGGATGTTCGCGGCCGTGGCCGTGTTCGGGATCTGCACCCTGGTCTTCGGCCTGTCCAAGAGCGTCTGGCTGTCGGGCCTGGTGCTGTTCCTGGGCGGGGCGGCGGACATGATCAGCGTCAACATCCGCCAGACCCTGATCCAGCTGGCCACGCCGGACCACATGCGCGGGCGGGTGTCGTCGGTGTCCATGCTGTTCATCGGCGCCTCCAATGAACTGGGCGAGGCCTATTCGGGCGTCATGGTGCGCCTGCTCGGCCCGATCGGCGCGGCGGTGTTCGGCGGGGTCGGGGCGCTGGCGGCCACCGGCGCCTGGGCGCGGATGTTCCCGAGCCTGAGGAAGGCGAGCAGGCTGACCTGA
- a CDS encoding cupin domain-containing protein produces the protein MPKIDIDTAPTGHGTGYPEEFAGPCKPRRRWRLGDAGGLDQFGVNLLRLPAGAWSSQRHWHSAEDEFVWVIEGEVVLVEEEGETILRAGDCAGFKAGVPDGHKIENRSGREAVLLEVGSRRPSEDAADYPDIDMTLPAGADRYFHRDGTPYPKTPRRT, from the coding sequence GTGCCGAAGATCGACATCGACACCGCCCCGACCGGCCATGGAACCGGCTATCCCGAGGAATTCGCCGGGCCGTGCAAGCCGCGTCGCCGCTGGCGTCTGGGCGATGCGGGCGGCCTGGACCAGTTCGGGGTCAATCTGCTGCGCCTGCCCGCCGGGGCCTGGTCCAGCCAGCGTCACTGGCACAGCGCGGAAGACGAGTTCGTCTGGGTGATCGAGGGCGAGGTGGTCCTGGTCGAGGAGGAGGGCGAGACGATCCTGCGCGCCGGCGACTGCGCCGGCTTCAAGGCGGGCGTCCCCGACGGCCACAAGATCGAGAACCGCAGTGGCCGCGAGGCGGTGCTGCTGGAGGTCGGGTCGCGCCGTCCGTCTGAGGACGCCGCCGACTATCCCGATATCGACATGACCCTCCCCGCCGGGGCCGACCGCTATTTCCACCGCGACGGAACCCCCTATCCGAAGACGCCCCGCCGAACGTGA
- the dapE gene encoding succinyl-diaminopimelate desuccinylase, with translation MSAASHSVIDPVELTRDLIRIPSVTPADEGAMDVLERTLTGLGFACRRMVFEGPTGVGHDARIENLYARRGTASPNLCFAGHTDVVPTGDVAAWSAAPFEGETRDGVLYGRGAVDMKGGIAAWVAAVSRILAEGDVPGSLSFLITGDEEGPALHGTKRVVQTLAAEGEVIDACVVGEPSSAHHLGDMIKVGRRGSLNTWITVHGKQGHVAYPDRAANPAPVIAKLLARLDAHVLDYGYPEFPPSNLEITTIDVGNPATNIIPAEARARLNIRFNPTHTGDGLIDWLNREAGAVQAETGLRIELEHMCSGEAFLTEPGVFVTAVQDAVEATLGRRPEASTTGGTSDARFIRALCPVLELGLVGQTMHQVDERVPEAELRALTDAYQAVIRTVFERL, from the coding sequence ATGAGCGCCGCATCACATTCCGTCATCGATCCTGTCGAACTGACCCGCGACCTGATCCGCATTCCCTCCGTCACCCCCGCCGACGAAGGGGCGATGGACGTGCTGGAACGGACGTTGACCGGCCTGGGCTTCGCCTGCCGCCGCATGGTGTTCGAGGGGCCGACCGGGGTCGGCCATGACGCCCGCATCGAGAACCTCTACGCCCGGCGCGGCACGGCCTCGCCCAACCTCTGCTTCGCCGGCCACACCGACGTGGTGCCGACCGGCGACGTGGCCGCCTGGAGCGCCGCCCCGTTCGAGGGCGAGACCCGCGACGGCGTCCTCTACGGCCGCGGCGCCGTGGACATGAAGGGCGGCATCGCCGCCTGGGTCGCCGCCGTCTCGCGCATTCTCGCGGAAGGCGACGTGCCCGGCTCCCTGTCCTTCCTGATCACCGGCGACGAGGAAGGCCCGGCCCTGCACGGGACCAAGCGGGTGGTCCAGACCCTGGCCGCCGAGGGCGAGGTCATCGACGCCTGCGTGGTCGGCGAGCCGTCTTCGGCCCATCACCTGGGCGACATGATCAAGGTCGGGCGACGCGGCTCGCTGAACACCTGGATCACGGTGCATGGGAAACAGGGCCACGTCGCCTATCCCGACCGCGCCGCCAATCCGGCCCCGGTCATCGCCAAGCTGCTGGCCCGCCTCGACGCCCATGTCCTGGACTACGGCTACCCCGAGTTTCCGCCGTCGAACCTGGAGATCACCACCATCGACGTGGGCAATCCGGCGACCAACATCATCCCGGCCGAGGCCAGGGCGCGGCTCAACATCCGCTTCAACCCGACCCACACCGGCGACGGCCTGATCGACTGGCTGAACCGTGAGGCGGGCGCCGTTCAGGCCGAAACCGGCCTGCGGATCGAGCTGGAGCATATGTGCTCGGGCGAGGCATTTCTGACCGAGCCGGGCGTCTTCGTCACGGCGGTGCAGGATGCGGTGGAGGCGACGCTGGGCCGCCGCCCTGAGGCCTCGACCACCGGCGGCACCTCGGACGCGCGGTTCATCCGCGCCCTGTGCCCGGTGCTGGAGCTGGGCCTGGTCGGCCAAACCATGCACCAGGTGGACGAGCGCGTGCCCGAAGCCGAGCTGCGCGCCCTGACCGACGCCTATCAGGCGGTCATCCGCACGGTGTTCGAACGCCTCTGA
- the uraH gene encoding hydroxyisourate hydrolase, giving the protein MNLRTLAVAAAALSACAFPAAAETISTHVLDLARGVGGRDVPVTLQIKSADGQWRDLATSRTDENGRVRSFGDAIRTEAATYRLVFDMSRYGEPTTPPFFPEIDVVFQVVDPSVHYHVPVVVSPYGYSTYRGN; this is encoded by the coding sequence ACCCTCGCCGTGGCGGCCGCCGCCCTGTCCGCCTGCGCCTTCCCCGCCGCAGCCGAGACCATCTCGACCCACGTGCTGGACCTGGCGCGCGGCGTCGGCGGCCGTGACGTCCCGGTTACCCTGCAAATCAAGTCGGCCGACGGCCAGTGGCGCGATCTGGCGACCAGCCGCACCGACGAGAACGGCCGCGTCCGCTCGTTCGGCGACGCGATCAGGACCGAGGCGGCGACCTATCGCCTGGTGTTCGACATGTCGCGTTACGGCGAGCCGACGACGCCGCCCTTCTTCCCCGAGATCGACGTGGTCTTCCAGGTGGTCGATCCCAGCGTCCACTATCACGTGCCGGTGGTGGTCAGCCCCTACGGCTACAGCACCTATCGCGGCAACTAA